The sequence below is a genomic window from Vicia villosa cultivar HV-30 ecotype Madison, WI unplaced genomic scaffold, Vvil1.0 ctg.003387F_1_1, whole genome shotgun sequence.
tataaaacaaaccaaaccaaatttcctaactcaaaataaacaactatagaacggcagtgatattaaccaatccctgtggatacgatatattacagaaaatatttacccacaaatactttcaacagttaGCCACTCACAACAAGATGCTTGAAACACAAATCTCTCAAGTGGCACAATAGCAAGCACCTACTGCCGCACCAGCCGGGACGTTTCCTGGACAACCACAACCGAATCCGAAAGGACATGATCATGCTATTATTTTGCGAAGTGATAAAGAGATGGACGAACCAACTGACCCTAGACTTAAAAAACCTGCTATGTTCCAAAGCCCTAGTAAAACAACTAAGGAGGAAATTGGACCTAAAGATAAATCAAGTAACCCAAAAGAGAAAGAGGACAAGGATGGCGAGACAAAGGAAAAAGAAGTGCCATACGTACCTCCACCACCCTATAACCACCTATCCCGTACcctaaaagatttgaaaaatctAAAAGCATAGGGCAATTTAATAAATTTGTTGAACTTCTTAAACAGTTAAACATTACAATTCTTTTTACAGAAGCTATTACACAAATGCCCTCATATGCTAAATTTCTCAAAGAAATCCTatcaaataagaaaaatatagaagACAATGAGACCATAACACTCACTGCCGAATGTAGTacgataattcaaaataaaatgccaCCTAAGCTGAAAGACCCAGGGAGTTTCTCCATACCCTGCAATATAGGAAAATTTGTCAAAGGCAAAGCTCtgtgcgacttaggagctagtattagcctaatgcctttgtccatttgcgAGAAGCTTAATATGGGAGAGCTAAGACCAACCAAGATGTCAGTACAACTTGCAGACCGTTCTGTTAAGTATCCTGTAAGTGTTCTTGAAAACGTGCCCGTCCGCATCGGACAATTTTACATCCCTACGGATTTCATAATTATGGACATAAAGGAAGATGTCAATACCCCTATAATCTTAGGAAGACCATTTCTGGCCACCGTTGGAGATATTATAGACGTAAAGAAAGGCAAGTTGACATTCGAAGTAGGTGAAGAGAAGGTCGAATTTATTCTAACACAATTCCTTCAGGCCTCAGCTATAGAAGATACATGTTATCTGGTGGACGTTATTGATGAATGTATAAGAGATATAGGATTATCAGAAGAATCTTACTCTGATGTTATAAAGATCCAATGCCCCTGATTTTCGAAGATGACAATTGGCATTCGGAATATCGAGACGATAGCTTAagcgaatgcttagctttaacaccCAACCGTATGCCTTGCCCTAAGAAACCAACCTTGGACCTTAAACCATTACCCAAGACTCTTAGATATGAATTCCTAGACAATGAGCTTAAAAGACCAGTAATAGTCAATGCAAAGTTAGGAGAAACAGAGACTGAAAAACTATTGCAAGTGTTAAGAAAATACACATCTGCGTTAGGATATAACATTGCcgatctgaaaggaataagtccttccatatgtatgcatcgcatcatgttggaagaagattgcaaatcctctagggaacatcaaaggaggATCGACCCAATCCTGAGCACAGTAGTTAAAGATGAAGTCACCAAACTTCTAAATGCAAGAATTATATATCCAATCTCTCTGATAGTCAGTGGGTAAGTCTTGTCCATTGCGTACCAGAGAAAGGAGGCATAACAGTTACCATAAACAAGTCAGGCGAATCTATCGCTGAAAGAGTGGTGACTGGTGCGagaatgtgtattgattatcgtaaATTGAACAAGGCCACGCGGAAAGACCATTTTCCTCCCCCCTTTATTGATCAAATGCTCGAACATTTAGCAAAACACTCTTATTACTGCTACCTGGATGGTTACTCAGGATTCTTCCAAATCCCTATTCACCCTGATGACCAAGAGAAAACAACCATCACATGCCCTTATggaacattcgcttatagacgaatgccgttCAGATTATGTAACGCCTCTGCAACATTTTAGAGATGCATGATGTCAATTTTCGCTGACTACATAGACAACATCAggaagtctttatggacgactacTCTGTATGTGGGGAGGATTTCGAGGGATGCCTTTCTAATCTAGAAAAAATATTGGACAGATGTGTACAAGTTAACCTCGTCCTAAACTGGGAgaagtgtcattttatggttaaacaaggaattgtacttggacatgtCGTCTCCGAAAGGGGGATTGAAGTCGATATAGCAAAGATCGAAGTTATAGAGAACCTCTAACCCCCAAAAACAGTTAGAGAAATACAGAGTTTCTTAGGAAACGTCGGTTTCTACAGATGATTTATAAAGGACTTTTCTAAGATCTCTAAGCCTCTGACCAACCTTTTAATGAAAGACATCGAGTTTAATTTCAATGACGAATGTTTAAAAGCCTTTGAAATATTAAAGGCAGTCCTTATATTTGCACCCATAATGCAACCACCCGATTGGGGGTTACCGTTTGAAATTATGTGCGATGCAAGTGAATATGCCGTAGGAGCAGTCTTAGGcaaaaggaaagataaaaaactCCACGCAATGTACTACGCAAGTAGAACCTTAGACCCTGCACAGATGAATTACACCACAACCGAAAAAAACTCTTAACCGTGGTCTTCGCGTTAGATAAATTTCGTTCCTATTTGATAGGAGCAAAGATAATAGTCTACACCGATCATGCAGCCATTAGgtattgtagcggggaaaatttgaTATTGAAGCCATAGGaatgactcgactcaatattttagtgaaagtcgccaccgcgctttattatttccaaaggaaaagggaaaagaacgaaaaaaaccaaagtttgttttaaaaaacaaaaaagaagagatcttaggtacgggtgttgattatacaaggggaaggttttaagcacccctcatatatgtggtattccacaggaacctttttgaaaatctgtgttgtgtgtgtgtgtgctaaaaacaaagggtttgttttattttaaaataagctcgggaagacattaagccttgtgcctacatacctcctcggtgcaatggagaagtcagagctaatgtagttctgcttaaagggaaaaacatttttaaaaaacgaataaacactttatcgtcgttggagagaaatactcagccattgatcttgagcatgagaacaaatgagttctttgcatcgcaaatgaaagaagggctccaactcggatagaaatcaacgagtatgccactagctctctcaagcggaaaagatctcattatatcaatcaatttcaaaatcgtggggtatcgccactcgtttcgacaattagtcgtgtctaaact
It includes:
- the LOC131640909 gene encoding uncharacterized protein LOC131640909, giving the protein MTCVETCNATSIKSAKVLDEEVENKDVEKEDDNRAAEDEEDEIVVTEVNKEVKKRDQSKRKKACDKMASKQAPTAAPAGTFPGQPQPNPKGHDHAIILRSDKEMDEPTDPRLKKPAMFQSPSKTTKEEIGPKDKSSNPKEKEDKDGETKEKEVPYLNITILFTEAITQMPSYAKFLKEILSNKKNIEDNETITLTAECSTIIQNKMPPKLKDPGSFSIPCNIGKFVKGKALCDLGASISLMPLSICEKLNMGELRPTKMSVQLADRSVKYPVSVLENVPVRIGQFYIPTDFIIMDIKEDVNTPIILGRPFLATVGDIIDVKKGKLTFEVGEEKVEFILTQFLQASAIEDTCYLVDVIDECIRDIGLSEESYSDVIKIQCP